In a genomic window of Lycium ferocissimum isolate CSIRO_LF1 chromosome 9, AGI_CSIRO_Lferr_CH_V1, whole genome shotgun sequence:
- the LOC132030243 gene encoding UMP-CMP kinase 3-like isoform X1, which yields MDSHKEGDRGSGKQKKVKIVFVIGGPGSGKGTQCKRIAQQFGYTHLSVGELLRQEINSGSKTGSMIQKIMKEGKLVPADVTVRLLQQAMQEMDSDKFLIDGFPRNEENVKTFENFTKMEPEFVLYLDCPQDEMERRLLSRNEGREDDNIETIRKRFKVFMESTLPTVEYYESKGKVRKVDAGKSIDEVFESIKSIFSPEKDYKVPPSTHNCECCLIL from the exons ATGGATTCACACAAG GAAGGTGATAGAGGTTCAGGAAAGCAGAAGAAGGTCAAAATTGTTTTTGTTATAG GTGGTCCAGGGAGCGGTAAAGGAACGCAATGCAAAAGAATAGCACAACAGTTTGGCTACACTCATCTTAGTGTTGGTGAGCTTCTACGTCAAGAAATCAATTCTGGTTCTAAAACTGG CTCCATGATTCAGAAAATTATGAAGGAGGGGAAGCTTGTTCCTGCAGATGTAACCGTGAGGCTTCTTCAACAAGCCATGCAAGAAATGGATAGTGACAAATTCCTTATTGACGGCTTCCCCCGGAATGAAGAGAATGTGAAAACATTTGAGAATTTT ACAAAAATGGAGCCTGAGTTTGTCCTTTACCTAGATTGTCCACAAGACGAAATGGAGAGGCGCTTGCTATCAAGAAATGAG GGAAGAGAGGATGATAACATCGAGACAATAAGGAAGCGATTTAAAGTTTTTATGGAGTCAACTCTCCCTACAGTTGAATACTATGAATCAAAGGGGAAAGTTAGGAAG GTTGATGCTGGAAAATCTATTGATGAAGTTTTTGAGTCCATCAAATCCATTTTCTCACCAGAAAAAGATTATAAGGTGCCACCAAGTACACACAACTGCGAATGCTGCTTGATACTTTGA
- the LOC132030243 gene encoding UMP-CMP kinase 3-like isoform X2 produces the protein MDSHKEGDRGSGKQKKVKIVFVIGGPGSGKGTQCKRIAQQFGYTHLSVGELLRQEINSGSKTGSMIQKIMKEGKLVPADVTVRLLQQAMQEMDSDKFLIDGFPRNEENTKMEPEFVLYLDCPQDEMERRLLSRNEGREDDNIETIRKRFKVFMESTLPTVEYYESKGKVRKVDAGKSIDEVFESIKSIFSPEKDYKVPPSTHNCECCLIL, from the exons ATGGATTCACACAAG GAAGGTGATAGAGGTTCAGGAAAGCAGAAGAAGGTCAAAATTGTTTTTGTTATAG GTGGTCCAGGGAGCGGTAAAGGAACGCAATGCAAAAGAATAGCACAACAGTTTGGCTACACTCATCTTAGTGTTGGTGAGCTTCTACGTCAAGAAATCAATTCTGGTTCTAAAACTGG CTCCATGATTCAGAAAATTATGAAGGAGGGGAAGCTTGTTCCTGCAGATGTAACCGTGAGGCTTCTTCAACAAGCCATGCAAGAAATGGATAGTGACAAATTCCTTATTGACGGCTTCCCCCGGAATGAAGAGAAT ACAAAAATGGAGCCTGAGTTTGTCCTTTACCTAGATTGTCCACAAGACGAAATGGAGAGGCGCTTGCTATCAAGAAATGAG GGAAGAGAGGATGATAACATCGAGACAATAAGGAAGCGATTTAAAGTTTTTATGGAGTCAACTCTCCCTACAGTTGAATACTATGAATCAAAGGGGAAAGTTAGGAAG GTTGATGCTGGAAAATCTATTGATGAAGTTTTTGAGTCCATCAAATCCATTTTCTCACCAGAAAAAGATTATAAGGTGCCACCAAGTACACACAACTGCGAATGCTGCTTGATACTTTGA